One genomic segment of Rubeoparvulum massiliense includes these proteins:
- the cyoE gene encoding heme o synthase, producing MERIVQVDEPMDRMVEAEEDLSMTQLDIPRWKEYYNLTKPGLVYGNLLGVLAGYMLAVKVGGTTLLGSNSLLLFWTFIGIAAVIAGGTTLNNVYDRDIDRFMERTKTRAITNGRISPRAGTIFGLSLAIIGETILGLAVNILAAILALVGLIVYVLIYTAWTKRTTTLNTVIGGISGAMPPLVGYVAVANQLDITSWTFFIFMFLWQPAHFLALAMRRCEEYRRVQVPMLPVVAGFAMTKRQIFAYTITMVPVSLLLYFLGSAGWIYLSVAVALGAIYIGMALKGLRHQSHEEDVRWATKMFRYSIIYLSVIFMTIILDSMF from the coding sequence TTGGAGCGGATCGTGCAAGTGGATGAACCAATGGATCGTATGGTTGAAGCCGAAGAGGATCTATCAATGACGCAGTTGGATATCCCCCGTTGGAAGGAGTACTATAACCTGACCAAACCAGGCTTGGTTTATGGTAATTTACTAGGTGTTCTTGCAGGTTATATGTTGGCTGTGAAGGTGGGAGGGACCACATTACTTGGTAGCAATTCATTATTACTTTTCTGGACCTTTATCGGAATCGCTGCGGTCATTGCAGGTGGAACCACCTTGAATAATGTTTATGATCGTGACATTGATCGTTTCATGGAGCGGACAAAGACGCGTGCCATTACCAATGGACGGATCAGTCCACGAGCTGGCACGATCTTTGGTCTTTCGCTAGCCATAATCGGTGAGACCATTCTCGGGCTTGCTGTGAATATCCTAGCTGCGATTTTAGCTCTAGTGGGTTTAATCGTCTATGTCCTCATTTATACAGCTTGGACAAAACGTACGACCACCTTGAATACGGTAATTGGTGGTATCTCTGGAGCCATGCCTCCCCTTGTTGGCTATGTGGCTGTGGCCAATCAGCTAGATATCACATCATGGACCTTCTTTATCTTCATGTTTCTCTGGCAGCCGGCCCATTTTCTCGCCTTAGCCATGCGGCGCTGTGAGGAGTACCGTCGTGTTCAGGTTCCGATGTTACCAGTAGTTGCAGGCTTTGCCATGACGAAGCGCCAGATTTTTGCCTATACCATTACGATGGTGCCTGTCTCCCTGCTTCTCTATTTCCTTGGATCAGCAGGGTGGATCTACTTAAGCGTGGCAGTGGCTTTAGGTGCAATCTATATTGGTATGGCTTTGAAGGGCTTACGTCACCAGAGTCATGAAGAGGATGTTCGCTGGGCAACGAAGATGTTCCGATATTCCATTATCTATTTATCCGTTATCTTTATGACCATCATCCTGGATAGTATGTTCTAA
- the ctaG gene encoding cytochrome c oxidase assembly factor CtaG yields MPNFDLFTVADLWSPYVIISTLIIAGIYLAFVGPLRPKELQQEPYPLRQVLYFLSGLLVFYIAQGSPLDLLAHLIFSAHMSQMALLYLVVPPLLIIGTPTWMFEKMLSIKGFGTLFRFFAKPMISILLFNGFFSLYHVPIVLDTVMTNYSLHTFYIILLFVTAYLMWWPIVTPMKDDKRLSHLRKIVYLVIDGILMTPACALIIFADYTLYDVYANPDMWMTALGYCVPDTTLLAVSQVSGPDYFAIFPPIHDQQLGGTIMKIMQELMYGIFLGYTFYHWMKNEKAKEREAEQHVLSSNLGNQIG; encoded by the coding sequence ATGCCGAATTTCGATCTTTTCACCGTGGCAGATTTATGGAGTCCTTATGTCATTATTTCTACGTTAATTATTGCAGGTATCTACCTAGCCTTTGTTGGACCCTTGCGCCCAAAAGAACTGCAACAAGAGCCATACCCCCTTCGTCAAGTGCTGTACTTTTTATCAGGCTTGCTTGTCTTCTATATTGCCCAGGGAAGTCCCCTGGATCTGTTGGCCCATTTGATCTTTAGTGCTCATATGAGTCAGATGGCACTCTTATACCTCGTCGTACCACCATTGCTCATCATCGGTACACCAACCTGGATGTTTGAAAAAATGCTGAGCATCAAGGGATTTGGCACCTTATTTCGTTTTTTTGCTAAGCCAATGATCTCCATCTTACTTTTTAATGGTTTCTTTTCACTCTATCATGTGCCCATCGTACTCGATACGGTGATGACCAATTATTCGCTACACACGTTTTATATCATTCTCTTATTTGTTACCGCGTATTTAATGTGGTGGCCTATTGTGACACCCATGAAGGATGATAAACGCTTATCTCATCTGCGTAAGATTGTCTATCTTGTCATCGATGGTATTCTTATGACACCTGCGTGTGCATTGATCATCTTTGCTGATTATACATTGTACGATGTCTATGCGAATCCTGATATGTGGATGACAGCGCTTGGTTATTGTGTTCCTGACACGACATTGCTGGCTGTTTCTCAAGTTTCTGGACCAGATTACTTTGCAATTTTTCCCCCCATTCATGATCAACAATTGGGTGGAACAATTATGAAAATTATGCAAGAATTAATGTATGGTATCTTTCTTGGTTATACCTTCTATCACTGGATGAAGAATGAAAAGGCGAAGGAACGTGAAGCAGAACAGCATGTTCTTTCTAGTAACCTCGGAAATCAGATTGGCTAA
- a CDS encoding spore germination protein — MMKIHRRRRRQEKLNRLGDHRDQESHKDQGEYDEKELDQPISCDVHENQEFLKGVFKDCSDVVFRPLEVNHRDAFLLYVDGFIDAKSIQFASIFQVLTWTNQQEQCLSFEELKTSIIANVQLAEVERMKDAVTKVMEGSTLLFIDGFEKALVIDAKGWDFRSIAEPETESVIRGPREGFTENLRTNTSMIRRKIRSHRLKMLVMKAGEQTQTILTLVYMEGIVDEEVLKEVQVRLNKIKIDGILESGYIEELIEDSSWTFFPQIQNTERPDTVAANLLEGRIAILVDGTPFALILPISFWQLIQSSEDYYERFFISIFLRWIRYLFLFFSLYLPALYIAISTYHQDLIPTSLLGSIAASREAIPFPAFVEALIMEIAFEALREAGLRLPRTIGSAVSILGALVIGTAAVDAGIVSAPIVIIVSITGIASFIIPRFNAAIPFRLLRFPMMILAAVVGLYGIIVGTVFLAAHLCKLRSFGVPYLAPVTPFSLRDWKDLFIRAPWWSMKYRPKQFTEHLSRREE, encoded by the coding sequence ATGATGAAAATCCATCGGAGAAGACGCAGGCAGGAGAAGCTGAATCGGCTAGGAGATCACCGTGATCAAGAGTCTCATAAGGATCAGGGCGAGTACGATGAAAAGGAGTTGGATCAGCCTATCTCCTGTGATGTCCATGAGAATCAGGAGTTTCTTAAGGGAGTATTTAAAGATTGCTCAGATGTGGTTTTTCGACCACTCGAGGTGAATCATCGTGACGCCTTTTTACTCTATGTAGATGGATTTATCGATGCGAAAAGTATTCAGTTTGCTTCAATCTTTCAGGTCTTAACATGGACCAATCAGCAGGAGCAATGTTTAAGCTTCGAGGAGCTAAAAACATCAATTATCGCCAATGTACAGCTGGCTGAAGTGGAGCGAATGAAGGATGCTGTTACTAAGGTGATGGAAGGAAGCACGCTCCTCTTTATTGATGGCTTTGAGAAAGCTTTGGTCATTGATGCCAAAGGCTGGGATTTTCGTTCTATTGCTGAACCTGAGACTGAGTCAGTAATCCGTGGACCACGTGAGGGTTTTACAGAGAATCTGCGAACCAATACATCGATGATTCGTCGCAAGATTCGTTCTCATCGATTAAAAATGCTGGTGATGAAGGCCGGAGAGCAGACGCAAACCATTTTGACCCTTGTTTATATGGAGGGGATCGTCGATGAAGAGGTACTGAAAGAGGTTCAAGTCCGTCTAAATAAAATCAAGATCGATGGCATACTCGAGAGTGGATATATTGAGGAACTCATTGAGGATTCTAGCTGGACATTTTTCCCACAGATTCAGAATACAGAACGTCCTGATACGGTTGCTGCGAATCTGCTGGAAGGCCGGATTGCGATCTTGGTTGATGGAACGCCATTTGCCTTGATTCTCCCCATTAGCTTCTGGCAGTTGATTCAATCCAGTGAAGATTACTATGAACGTTTTTTTATCTCCATCTTTCTTCGCTGGATTCGTTATCTTTTTTTGTTTTTTTCTCTTTATCTTCCAGCGCTTTATATTGCCATCTCTACCTACCATCAAGATTTGATTCCTACCAGCTTGTTAGGGAGTATTGCAGCAAGCCGGGAGGCTATCCCATTTCCTGCATTTGTTGAAGCCTTAATTATGGAAATTGCCTTTGAGGCCTTACGAGAGGCGGGGTTACGACTACCACGTACCATTGGCTCGGCAGTGAGTATTCTTGGTGCTCTAGTGATTGGTACTGCAGCGGTGGATGCAGGAATTGTCTCTGCACCCATTGTGATTATCGTCTCCATTACTGGGATCGCCTCCTTTATTATTCCACGTTTCAATGCAGCGATTCCCTTTCGTCTTCTGCGTTTTCCCATGATGATTCTAGCTGCTGTTGTTGGTCTTTATGGGATTATTGTCGGCACTGTCTTTTTAGCAGCCCATCTTTGCAAGCTCCGTTCCTTTGGGGTACCTTACCTCGCGCCAGTTACACCTTTTTCTCTCCGTGACTGGAAGGATCTCTTTATTCGGGCACCATGGTGGTCCATGAAGTACCGACCCAAACAATTCACAGAACACTTAAGTAGAAGGGAAGAGTAA
- a CDS encoding cytochrome (ubi)quinol oxidase subunit III, producing the protein MNTEAVAIQPEQRTHALEKATLEGRNKILGMWIYLASDVVLFATFFGAYLALRNHTNYGPTGKELFELPLTFLATAILLTSSLTSVLGILNMHKGNTQAMNRWFTLTAFLGYSFLALEIYEFYHYVNAGLGFTTSAFGSSFYSLLGLHGAHVLFGATWILALVIRNRKRPVDEYTAPKYYVASLYWHFVDVIWVFIFTLVYLLGKVG; encoded by the coding sequence ATGAATACAGAAGCAGTAGCAATCCAACCTGAGCAAAGAACACATGCATTAGAAAAGGCTACCCTAGAAGGTCGCAATAAGATTCTCGGGATGTGGATCTATCTAGCAAGTGACGTGGTGCTCTTTGCCACCTTCTTTGGTGCATATCTCGCACTTCGTAATCACACCAATTATGGACCTACGGGGAAGGAGCTCTTTGAGCTACCGTTAACCTTCCTTGCTACAGCCATTCTATTAACCAGTAGCTTAACCAGCGTATTAGGAATTCTCAATATGCATAAGGGTAATACCCAAGCGATGAATCGTTGGTTTACCTTAACCGCATTCCTTGGTTATTCCTTCTTAGCGCTAGAAATCTATGAGTTCTATCACTATGTCAATGCAGGTTTAGGCTTTACAACCAGTGCTTTCGGATCTTCTTTCTATTCATTACTAGGCCTCCATGGTGCCCACGTACTGTTCGGTGCCACGTGGATTCTCGCTCTCGTGATTCGGAACCGTAAGCGTCCAGTTGATGAGTATACCGCACCGAAATATTATGTGGCTAGCTTATACTGGCACTTTGTTGACGTCATTTGGGTCTTTATCTTCACCCTTGTCTATTTGCTAGGAAAGGTGGGATAG
- a CDS encoding SCO family protein: protein MASLSSQQKKQLMMITLVVVVLSAVVLATMIQWGPSVPPIPELIMTNSFGDEVRLSETDGTIRLLTFIYIHCPDICPATTANQFFLQKRLQEAGYFGKEVQFITITMDPERDTPKQLHQYAQNFNVDFQGWSFWSGTEAETEKALQAFNFYAQDQGEGYYLHSTKMYLLDQERKVVKIYGMADEMDLDVIYLDMLQLVSK from the coding sequence GTGGCATCACTCTCATCGCAGCAGAAGAAGCAATTGATGATGATCACCCTCGTAGTCGTGGTTTTAAGTGCTGTGGTTTTGGCTACCATGATCCAGTGGGGGCCGTCTGTTCCTCCCATTCCTGAATTAATCATGACGAACTCCTTTGGCGACGAGGTTCGCCTCAGTGAGACAGATGGAACTATTCGCTTACTCACATTTATTTATATTCATTGCCCGGATATCTGCCCAGCCACCACAGCCAATCAGTTTTTTCTCCAGAAGCGCCTGCAAGAGGCAGGATACTTCGGAAAAGAAGTGCAGTTTATCACCATTACCATGGATCCAGAACGTGATACACCTAAGCAATTACATCAGTATGCGCAAAATTTTAACGTAGATTTTCAGGGCTGGAGCTTCTGGAGTGGTACGGAAGCGGAGACGGAGAAAGCATTGCAAGCCTTCAATTTTTATGCTCAAGATCAAGGGGAAGGCTATTATCTTCATTCTACAAAGATGTATCTACTGGATCAGGAGCGAAAGGTGGTCAAAATCTACGGAATGGCTGATGAGATGGATCTGGATGTGATCTATCTGGATATGCTCCAATTGGTTTCCAAATGA
- a CDS encoding BrxA/BrxB family bacilliredoxin yields MNLFQTYEEYMNQYIQPMRDELVHAGFQELRTPEEVDQILPQSGTTLVMVNSVCGCAGGLARPAAIQAVQGSPRPDRMTTVFAGQDKEATERAREYFTDYPPSSPSMALLKDGQLVFMLERHQIEGADISSIQQQLTAAFQQHCEVK; encoded by the coding sequence ATGAATCTATTTCAGACCTATGAAGAGTATATGAATCAATATATCCAACCGATGCGAGATGAGTTAGTCCACGCGGGCTTCCAGGAATTACGTACACCTGAAGAGGTAGATCAGATATTGCCCCAAAGTGGAACGACTTTGGTTATGGTGAACTCCGTATGTGGTTGTGCAGGTGGCTTAGCCCGTCCGGCAGCGATTCAAGCGGTTCAAGGCTCTCCTCGTCCAGATCGTATGACCACAGTGTTTGCTGGTCAGGATAAGGAAGCAACGGAACGGGCACGGGAATACTTTACTGATTATCCCCCATCATCACCATCCATGGCCTTGCTAAAGGATGGTCAACTCGTCTTTATGCTTGAACGCCATCAAATCGAAGGTGCGGATATTTCTTCGATTCAGCAGCAGTTAACAGCAGCCTTTCAACAGCATTGTGAAGTGAAGTGA
- a CDS encoding cytochrome C oxidase subunit IV family protein — MEGQMNQSIAEQRQKREIKEATMKHLWTFILSIFLTVIAFVAVEQGLMSTFALMVFLIALAIIQASFQLYIWMHLEQKDHEHSFGAAFMFSGFFVALVTIIVLVYLIWW, encoded by the coding sequence ATGGAAGGGCAAATGAATCAATCCATTGCAGAGCAACGGCAAAAGCGTGAAATTAAAGAAGCGACCATGAAGCATCTATGGACATTCATTCTATCCATATTCTTAACTGTGATCGCTTTCGTAGCTGTGGAGCAGGGATTAATGTCCACGTTTGCACTGATGGTGTTTCTAATCGCCTTAGCGATTATCCAAGCATCATTCCAGCTTTATATCTGGATGCACTTGGAGCAAAAGGATCATGAGCATAGCTTTGGCGCTGCTTTTATGTTTAGCGGCTTCTTTGTAGCGCTCGTCACAATTATCGTCTTAGTCTATTTAATCTGGTGGTAA
- a CDS encoding Ger(x)C family spore germination protein has protein sequence MCKRLQIGFVLLILPLLSGCWDRTEINDLAIVLGTSFDQGKEKGMRYQVGVQIPLPGAMGGASGGGGGTGGGGKPYYVDTANGRTIREAKSILQERMSRQLNFAHRRVVLVGEGLAKKGFSEAMDVILRTPDSRINAYILITEGDALKVLESSPHMEMFPAEAFREIAKMDIGVRVRQVLQELRSKGKDPVIPVIRGLQKGDEGERVKGEVVIERYALFKQDRLIRFTKNEETEGIRWLMKGMINRTVTFSFPGKGNLSLLITEQRMKPRIQLVNGKPELTLQLAMKAIIQDNELRHQLNKDDSYRYMQEGVHRHINRMVENVWMVSQQEGLDVLGVGKLLAEHEPSYWEEVKAEWPKGLADTDLRIVVKVNIDRVGFVEESAE, from the coding sequence TTGTGCAAGCGACTGCAAATTGGCTTCGTTCTACTAATTCTGCCTTTATTGAGTGGCTGCTGGGATCGGACAGAGATCAATGACCTTGCCATTGTACTAGGGACCTCCTTCGATCAAGGGAAGGAGAAGGGGATGCGGTATCAGGTGGGTGTACAGATTCCTTTACCTGGTGCCATGGGAGGTGCTTCAGGTGGAGGAGGTGGGACAGGTGGTGGCGGGAAGCCTTACTATGTGGATACTGCCAATGGACGTACCATCCGTGAAGCGAAATCGATTCTGCAGGAGCGTATGTCTCGTCAGCTCAATTTTGCTCACCGTCGCGTGGTCTTAGTGGGCGAAGGGCTTGCAAAAAAGGGTTTTAGTGAAGCGATGGATGTCATTCTCCGTACGCCAGATTCACGGATTAATGCCTATATCCTGATCACAGAAGGCGATGCCTTGAAAGTGCTCGAGAGTTCTCCGCACATGGAGATGTTTCCCGCCGAAGCCTTTCGTGAGATAGCGAAAATGGACATTGGAGTGCGAGTAAGACAGGTATTGCAGGAATTACGTTCCAAGGGGAAGGATCCTGTAATTCCTGTGATCCGCGGCTTACAGAAGGGTGATGAGGGCGAACGAGTAAAAGGGGAAGTGGTAATTGAACGATATGCATTGTTTAAGCAGGATCGGCTCATCCGCTTCACTAAGAACGAGGAGACGGAAGGGATCCGCTGGCTCATGAAAGGTATGATAAACCGGACCGTTACATTTTCATTTCCTGGAAAGGGTAATCTTAGCCTCCTCATCACCGAACAACGAATGAAGCCTCGGATCCAGTTGGTGAATGGGAAACCAGAATTAACCCTACAATTAGCGATGAAGGCGATCATTCAAGACAATGAGTTACGTCATCAGCTGAATAAGGATGATAGCTATCGATATATGCAAGAAGGAGTTCATCGCCATATTAATCGAATGGTGGAAAACGTCTGGATGGTGAGCCAACAAGAAGGACTTGATGTACTAGGTGTAGGCAAGCTTTTGGCAGAGCATGAGCCAAGCTACTGGGAAGAAGTAAAGGCAGAATGGCCCAAGGGATTAGCGGATACGGACTTACGGATCGTGGTGAAGGTGAATATCGACCGTGTTGGGTTCGTGGAAGAATCAGCGGAATAG
- a CDS encoding COX15/CtaA family protein: MRHRFSLFTTIFTIVVLALGNLVVATGAGEACGSDWPRCNGSYIPDLTDPLVMIEYIHRLGVAVLGFLILANAILAWRRREPHEKSIGQLALASLVLLLTQALVGGLNTMLGTPAGFSTLDVVISLALLSSLVWLTVALKRPQLDGIPERVWHLRKPYRRAAVTFFLALYGEIFLGAFFKHSRASHLHFGVPYDRILFESSQLAEVLYLIHGMFAVALLVSAGYLIFYEKQLGYSRRLSYLMFTLVGIDTLLGIISSTTQLAVFVSSMHMLFASLSLLISGWIVGTAVYTERRLQIGADRASG, from the coding sequence ATGCGCCACCGCTTTTCTTTATTTACTACCATCTTTACCATCGTCGTGTTGGCCTTAGGGAATCTTGTCGTTGCTACAGGCGCAGGAGAAGCATGTGGTTCCGATTGGCCACGATGTAATGGTTCATATATTCCAGATTTAACAGATCCACTAGTGATGATTGAATATATACATCGCTTGGGTGTGGCTGTACTAGGTTTTCTCATCCTAGCGAATGCGATTCTTGCTTGGCGGAGAAGGGAACCCCATGAAAAGTCCATCGGTCAATTAGCCCTTGCCTCCTTGGTGTTACTCCTAACACAAGCATTGGTAGGAGGATTGAACACGATGCTGGGTACACCAGCAGGCTTTAGTACCCTAGATGTGGTCATCTCCTTGGCACTGCTTTCCAGCCTAGTTTGGCTCACGGTAGCATTAAAACGTCCTCAGCTTGATGGGATTCCAGAACGGGTTTGGCATCTTAGGAAGCCTTATCGACGTGCGGCTGTTACTTTCTTCCTCGCCTTATATGGAGAGATTTTCTTAGGGGCCTTTTTTAAACATTCACGGGCAAGTCATCTTCACTTTGGGGTGCCCTATGATCGTATCCTGTTTGAATCTTCACAATTGGCAGAAGTGCTCTACCTCATCCACGGTATGTTTGCAGTTGCACTGCTCGTGTCAGCAGGCTATCTCATTTTTTATGAAAAGCAATTAGGATATAGTAGACGCTTATCATATCTCATGTTTACCCTTGTGGGTATCGATACTCTCTTAGGAATTATTAGTAGTACGACGCAATTAGCAGTCTTTGTTTCGTCCATGCATATGCTTTTTGCCTCGCTAAGTCTACTAATCAGTGGCTGGATTGTGGGAACAGCCGTCTACACAGAAAGGAGGTTACAAATTGGAGCGGATCGTGCAAGTGGATGA